From a single Pseudomonas serboccidentalis genomic region:
- a CDS encoding ABC transporter permease, with protein MPQAWPYRPTPNRIHQTGMGTHILMMTIISFLVGLSISGQTFYTFMLENLEKYATLKAIGAKSRERVWMILFTATTGYGLAFGRVRLIAGFSSYPGIRKVLRIEPFGIFGGGGAGRIARW; from the coding sequence TTGCCGCAAGCCTGGCCTTACCGGCCAACACCCAATCGCATCCATCAAACCGGGATGGGTACCCACATCCTGATGATGACCATCATCAGTTTTCTGGTCGGCCTATCGATATCCGGCCAAACGTTCTACACCTTCATGCTGGAAAACCTGGAAAAGTACGCCACCCTCAAGGCGATTGGTGCCAAGAGCCGTGAGCGGGTCTGGATGATCCTGTTCACGGCCACGACCGGTTATGGGCTGGCGTTTGGACGGGTGCGCTTGATCGCCGGTTTTTCCAGTTATCCGGGGATCCGCAAGGTTTTGAGGATCGAGCCATTCGGCATTTTCGGGGGGGGAGGCGCGGGGCGGATCGCTCGGTGGTAG
- a CDS encoding PepSY domain-containing protein, whose protein sequence is MLRQFHSLPGLIAALLVMLLAISGAILSVNPALERLHSTPVAAGQLNVGQLAARVARHFPGAEQVQRTASGTVIVYYNQDGQSGAQTVDPLTGQGLAPYAPSAVTRWIKDLHRSLLMGTPGHAVSGAGALFMLILSVSGGLLLARRLGGWRNLLRPLRGTFSQRWHAEVGRLALLGLLLSALSGLYMSATTFGLIADGSQNEPPFPARISAGPALPVANLQALQAIDLNDLRELVYPSPGNPQDVFSVRTAQGDGYVDPVSGTLLSWQAHDSMHNAYELIYRLHTGESLWWLGLPLGFCALCVPLMSVTGLLLWWRRRKAGPNISHNSPGHAADSVILVGSENNSTWGFAKTLHDALHRAGHRVHSVAMNEWTGDYRSVQRLFILTATHGDGDAPASASQFLARLNKVGVEPGLPFAVLGFGDRQFSQFCRYAHQVQDAMVQAGGLPLLGLETVNRQSTQEFARWGRGLAAVLGHDLSLVHTPEQPRTHQLELTECIAYGEEVNAPTHILRFKAPGDLPGFQVGDLVGVVPPRSPVPRFYSLASQSADGVLEICVRKHQGGVCSEFLHGLKIGESIEAFIQPNPQFRPASGAHPVILIGAGTGIGPLAGFIRNNKARHPMHLYWGGRNPASDFLYEPELNRYLADRRLTALRAAFSQVQDRSYVQDRLISDALAVRRLIEKGAQVLVCGSREMAKGVMQALDEVLAPLNLSVQSLKTQGRYREDVY, encoded by the coding sequence ATGCTTCGCCAGTTCCACTCTTTGCCCGGCCTGATTGCCGCCCTGTTGGTCATGTTGTTGGCGATCAGCGGCGCGATATTGTCCGTGAATCCAGCGCTGGAGCGCCTGCACAGCACACCGGTTGCTGCCGGCCAACTGAATGTCGGTCAATTGGCCGCACGGGTTGCCAGGCACTTTCCGGGCGCGGAGCAAGTCCAGCGCACCGCGTCCGGGACTGTCATCGTCTACTACAACCAGGACGGTCAGTCCGGGGCCCAAACGGTCGATCCACTGACCGGCCAGGGCCTTGCGCCCTATGCACCGTCCGCCGTCACTCGCTGGATCAAAGACCTGCACCGCTCGCTGTTGATGGGCACGCCAGGCCACGCGGTGTCAGGCGCAGGTGCGCTGTTCATGTTGATCCTGTCGGTGTCCGGCGGATTGTTGCTGGCTCGTCGCTTGGGCGGATGGCGCAATCTGCTGCGGCCACTGCGCGGAACGTTCAGCCAGCGCTGGCACGCTGAAGTCGGTCGTCTGGCCTTGCTTGGGCTGCTGTTGTCGGCCCTGAGCGGGCTGTACATGTCCGCCACTACGTTCGGCTTGATCGCTGACGGCAGTCAGAATGAGCCACCCTTCCCCGCTCGGATCAGCGCTGGCCCGGCGTTGCCGGTGGCGAACCTGCAAGCCTTGCAGGCCATCGACCTGAATGATCTGCGCGAACTGGTTTACCCGAGCCCCGGCAATCCGCAAGACGTCTTTTCCGTGCGCACCGCCCAAGGCGACGGTTACGTGGACCCGGTCAGCGGCACCTTGTTGTCCTGGCAAGCCCATGACTCTATGCATAACGCATACGAACTGATCTATCGGTTGCACACCGGTGAAAGCCTTTGGTGGTTAGGCCTGCCGCTCGGGTTCTGCGCCCTCTGCGTGCCGTTGATGAGCGTGACCGGCCTCCTGCTCTGGTGGCGTCGTCGCAAGGCTGGCCCGAACATCAGCCACAACAGCCCTGGCCACGCCGCTGACAGCGTGATTCTGGTGGGCAGTGAAAACAACAGCACTTGGGGCTTTGCCAAAACCCTGCACGATGCCTTGCACCGGGCCGGCCATCGGGTGCATAGCGTGGCGATGAATGAATGGACAGGCGATTACCGCAGCGTCCAGCGGCTGTTCATCCTCACCGCAACCCATGGTGACGGCGATGCCCCCGCTTCGGCGTCGCAGTTCCTGGCACGGCTGAACAAGGTCGGCGTCGAACCGGGCCTGCCATTCGCGGTGCTGGGTTTTGGCGACCGACAGTTTTCGCAGTTCTGTCGGTACGCCCATCAGGTACAGGATGCAATGGTGCAGGCCGGTGGTTTGCCACTGCTGGGGCTGGAAACCGTCAACCGCCAGTCAACCCAGGAGTTTGCGCGCTGGGGTCGCGGGTTGGCTGCTGTGCTGGGGCATGACTTGAGCCTTGTCCACACGCCGGAGCAACCGCGCACCCATCAACTGGAATTGACCGAATGCATCGCCTACGGTGAAGAGGTGAATGCTCCGACCCACATCTTGCGCTTCAAGGCACCGGGCGATCTGCCAGGTTTTCAGGTCGGTGATCTGGTGGGGGTTGTCCCTCCCCGGAGTCCGGTCCCGCGTTTCTACTCGCTGGCCAGTCAGTCCGCAGACGGTGTTCTCGAGATCTGCGTGCGCAAGCACCAAGGTGGCGTATGTTCGGAATTTCTGCATGGCCTGAAGATTGGCGAGTCGATTGAGGCGTTCATTCAGCCCAACCCACAATTTCGACCCGCGTCCGGCGCGCACCCCGTCATCCTGATCGGCGCTGGCACCGGGATCGGTCCTTTGGCCGGTTTTATCCGGAACAACAAGGCCCGACACCCGATGCATTTGTATTGGGGCGGGCGCAACCCGGCGTCGGATTTTCTCTACGAACCGGAGCTCAACCGTTATCTGGCGGATCGACGCCTTACCGCGTTGCGCGCCGCTTTTTCCCAGGTTCAGGACCGCAGTTACGTGCAAGACCGGTTGATCAGCGATGCCCTTGCCGTGCGCCGGCTGATTGAAAAAGGTGCTCAGGTATTGGTGTGTGGCAGCCGTGAAATGGCCAAAGGCGTGATGCAGGCCCTGGATGAAGTGTTGGCGCCGCTCAATCTGAGTGTGCAGTCCCTCAAGACACAAGGACGCTATCGTGAAGATGTCTACTGA
- a CDS encoding VIT1/CCC1 transporter family protein — MKFMHRHTESHRSDRIGWLRAAVLGANDGIVSTASLLIGVAAANASHATLLVTGTAGLVAGAMSMAAGEYVSVHSQADTEQADLARERAELASDPKAERIELANIYMHRGVSPELAHQVADQLMTHDALGSHARDELGISEALTAKPLQAALASAASFVVGAALPLAVTIVAPTHSVVPWVCGMSLVSLASLGAVAARAGGASMVTGAWRVTLWGVLAMGITALAGSLFGAVA; from the coding sequence ATGAAATTCATGCACAGACACACCGAGTCTCATCGCAGCGATCGTATCGGCTGGCTGCGCGCCGCCGTTCTGGGGGCCAACGACGGGATCGTTTCCACTGCCAGCCTGTTGATCGGCGTCGCAGCTGCCAACGCCAGCCACGCCACGCTACTGGTCACCGGGACGGCCGGCCTGGTAGCGGGCGCGATGTCCATGGCCGCCGGGGAATACGTCTCCGTGCATTCCCAGGCGGACACCGAGCAGGCCGATCTGGCGCGGGAGCGGGCCGAACTGGCCAGCGACCCAAAGGCCGAACGTATTGAACTGGCGAACATTTATATGCATCGCGGCGTATCGCCCGAACTGGCGCATCAAGTGGCCGACCAGTTGATGACCCATGATGCCTTGGGATCCCACGCCAGGGACGAACTGGGGATCAGCGAAGCGCTCACGGCCAAACCGTTACAAGCCGCCCTCGCCTCGGCCGCCAGTTTCGTGGTCGGCGCAGCCCTGCCGCTGGCAGTGACCATCGTCGCGCCAACCCACAGCGTTGTGCCGTGGGTTTGTGGCATGTCGCTGGTTTCTCTCGCCAGTCTGGGGGCTGTCGCGGCGAGGGCCGGGGGAGCCAGTATGGTGACCGGTGCCTGGCGCGTGACGCTGTGGGGCGTGTTGGCCATGGGCATTACGGCGTTGGCGGGATCCCTGTTTGGCGCTGTGGCTTAG
- a CDS encoding sensor histidine kinase — MKSSSLQKRLGLGLTLGMTLLWLGATVGAWLVVQHELNEAFDSALEETAQRILPLAVLEISNREEPAEAQHIATLKMHKEYLTYLVRDAKGEILMQSHDANPKIFNQQPSEGFTTTEKYRLYGASALRGTLFIEIAEPLGHRREAAREALFALLLPLLALIPISLLGTWLFVRISLRSVLAYRRAVEARGVGDLSPIKVAQLPAEIDPLADAVNHLLERLRKALEAERSFTANSAHELRTPLAATLAQIQRLRHEAPDGPLQVRAAKIESALRALARLSEKLMQLAKAEGGGLLSEAPQDLIPLLAHGVDEWNHSSGHRVELQLPAQPHVYSAIDPDAFGILLRNLIENALKYGAADQPVEVSLTGDALLRVINGGPAVPESVLQHLTERFVRGHSEISGSGLGLAISKTIAQGVGATLTLASPATGRKEGFEVSVQFCAHGQ; from the coding sequence ATGAAGTCTTCCAGTCTGCAAAAACGCCTCGGCCTCGGTTTGACACTGGGCATGACCTTGCTCTGGCTGGGAGCGACCGTCGGTGCCTGGCTGGTGGTGCAACACGAGTTGAATGAAGCCTTCGACAGCGCGCTGGAAGAGACCGCGCAGCGCATCTTGCCTCTGGCGGTACTGGAAATCAGTAACCGGGAAGAACCTGCAGAGGCGCAACACATTGCCACTCTGAAAATGCATAAGGAATACCTGACGTATCTGGTTCGCGATGCCAAGGGCGAGATTCTGATGCAGTCCCACGATGCCAACCCAAAGATCTTCAACCAACAACCGAGCGAAGGGTTTACCACCACCGAAAAGTACCGCTTGTACGGTGCTTCAGCGCTGCGCGGCACACTGTTTATCGAAATCGCCGAACCTCTCGGCCATCGTCGTGAAGCGGCGCGCGAAGCGCTGTTTGCCTTGCTGTTGCCGTTGTTGGCGTTGATCCCCATCAGCCTGTTGGGCACCTGGCTGTTTGTCCGCATCAGTCTGCGCAGCGTGTTGGCCTATCGTCGGGCCGTGGAAGCGCGGGGCGTGGGCGACCTGTCTCCGATCAAAGTGGCCCAATTGCCTGCGGAAATCGACCCGCTGGCCGATGCGGTCAACCATTTGCTCGAGCGTTTACGCAAAGCGTTGGAGGCCGAGCGCAGTTTCACGGCCAACAGCGCCCATGAACTGCGTACCCCGCTGGCGGCGACGTTGGCGCAGATCCAGCGGCTGCGCCACGAAGCGCCCGATGGCCCGCTGCAAGTGCGCGCGGCGAAGATTGAAAGCGCTTTAAGGGCGTTGGCGCGGCTCTCGGAAAAACTCATGCAACTGGCCAAGGCCGAGGGCGGCGGACTGTTGTCCGAAGCGCCCCAGGACCTGATACCGTTGCTGGCCCATGGGGTCGATGAGTGGAACCACAGCAGTGGGCATCGGGTCGAGTTGCAACTGCCAGCCCAGCCCCATGTTTACTCGGCGATTGATCCGGATGCTTTCGGCATTCTGTTGCGCAACTTGATCGAGAATGCATTGAAGTACGGTGCAGCAGATCAACCGGTCGAAGTCAGCCTTACCGGCGACGCGTTGCTGCGGGTCATCAATGGCGGCCCGGCGGTGCCTGAGTCGGTACTGCAGCATCTGACCGAGCGCTTCGTGCGCGGGCACAGTGAAATCAGCGGCTCAGGTTTAGGGTTGGCGATCAGCAAAACCATTGCACAAGGCGTCGGCGCCACACTGACTCTGGCGTCACCGGCGACAGGCAGGAAGGAGGGTTTTGAAGTGAGCGTGCAGTTCTGTGCGCATGGCCAATGA
- a CDS encoding response regulator transcription factor, giving the protein MRVLLVEDAPGLGEAVREQIADDGHAVDWVQRLDHARNSVHTTPYDLVLLDLMLPDGRGLDFLRQLRSAGNVTPVIILTAQDQISDRIAGLNAGADDYLVKPFDLFELSARVAAVARRYSGNPNPQIRLGELQIDMSARSVQRAGATVDLTAREWALFEAFVQRPNALLSKAQLEERLYAFGAEIESNTIEVYISRLRKKLGRELIETVRGMGYRLRPL; this is encoded by the coding sequence ATGCGGGTTTTATTGGTCGAGGACGCACCGGGACTAGGGGAAGCGGTACGCGAGCAGATCGCCGATGACGGTCACGCCGTGGATTGGGTGCAGCGCCTGGACCATGCGCGCAACAGTGTGCACACCACGCCTTACGATCTTGTTTTGCTGGACTTGATGCTGCCGGACGGTCGCGGCCTGGACTTCTTGCGTCAGCTGCGTTCGGCCGGGAACGTAACCCCGGTGATCATCCTGACGGCCCAGGATCAGATCTCCGATCGCATCGCCGGCCTCAATGCCGGGGCTGACGACTACCTTGTCAAACCGTTCGACCTGTTCGAACTTTCCGCCCGGGTTGCCGCCGTGGCCCGACGTTACAGCGGCAATCCCAATCCGCAGATCAGGCTGGGCGAATTGCAGATCGACATGAGCGCTCGCTCGGTGCAGCGCGCCGGTGCCACCGTGGACCTGACAGCCCGTGAGTGGGCGCTGTTCGAAGCCTTCGTCCAGCGGCCCAATGCGTTGCTGTCAAAGGCGCAACTCGAGGAGCGCTTGTATGCCTTTGGCGCGGAGATCGAGAGCAATACCATCGAGGTCTACATCAGTCGCCTGCGCAAAAAACTCGGGCGCGAGCTGATCGAAACCGTGCGCGGCATGGGATACCGGTTGAGGCCGCTATGA
- a CDS encoding PepSY domain-containing protein, with translation MKSAFIASTALLSVLLSGYALADDDCSDPVSDWQPRETLRQNVEQQWGWSVQRIKVDDGCYKLKGADRKGNAIEARYAPASLRLRTLQIDFGNDGDAGDYLVSPARQ, from the coding sequence ATGAAATCAGCTTTTATCGCCAGTACCGCCCTGTTGAGCGTGCTGCTCAGCGGTTATGCCCTGGCCGATGACGACTGCAGCGACCCCGTCAGCGACTGGCAGCCACGCGAAACCTTGCGTCAGAACGTGGAGCAGCAATGGGGCTGGAGCGTACAACGCATCAAGGTCGACGACGGTTGCTACAAGCTCAAGGGTGCCGACCGCAAGGGCAACGCGATCGAAGCCCGCTATGCACCCGCCTCCCTGCGACTGCGCACATTACAGATCGATTTCGGCAACGACGGCGACGCCGGGGACTACCTCGTCAGCCCTGCTCGTCAATGA
- a CDS encoding Spy/CpxP family protein refolding chaperone, with product MNKSSVIGQCMLIAASVFLMPSSNVFANPTMSPQGGMYHHSQDFDWVKHTQQSLDALKAKLNLKPEQMPAWETWATGVIADANQQLEKDKTRHNEMASAKQALINETTPEKMAKGIERLRAKTNWMQAQLVRLEAAQARTKTFYDALGTDQKTIFDLFWAVMHHRNAGYDGSRMPMQMSMPMQMPMPMPMHMSNPQMDGDQDQTDQK from the coding sequence ATGAACAAATCAAGCGTGATCGGCCAATGCATGTTGATAGCGGCGAGCGTTTTCTTGATGCCATCCAGCAACGTCTTCGCCAACCCAACCATGTCACCGCAAGGTGGCATGTACCATCATTCCCAGGACTTCGATTGGGTCAAACATACGCAGCAGAGCCTGGATGCACTGAAAGCCAAGCTCAATCTCAAGCCGGAGCAAATGCCCGCCTGGGAGACATGGGCGACCGGGGTCATCGCCGATGCCAATCAGCAACTGGAAAAAGACAAGACCCGGCACAACGAGATGGCGAGTGCGAAGCAAGCGCTGATTAATGAAACGACGCCGGAAAAAATGGCAAAAGGGATAGAGCGTCTGCGCGCAAAAACCAACTGGATGCAGGCGCAGTTGGTGCGTCTGGAGGCTGCTCAGGCGCGTACCAAAACGTTTTATGACGCACTGGGGACTGACCAGAAAACCATATTCGACCTGTTCTGGGCAGTGATGCATCACAGGAACGCTGGCTATGACGGTTCGCGGATGCCAATGCAGATGTCGATGCCAATGCAGATGCCAATGCCAATGCCAATGCACATGTCAAATCCGCAAATGGACGGTGACCAGGACCAGACAGACCAGAAGTAG
- a CDS encoding FAD:protein FMN transferase: protein MSTDGQRYSLNGETMGSRYTALFYAAAGIDADEIGRRLAQAVERVDQQMSTWRADSDLNRLNAAPEQQWLPVPKELTTVLATALRVNQQSGGAFDIAVGDLVDAWGFGPGEQTITEQSLTATSLSTRPSAGAALVVDLLHNQVRKRAPLHLDLNGIAKGFGVDELARCLEGFGINRYLVGIDGEMRARGVKPDAQPWIVAIEKPRRGVREVMGVMELGDAAIATSGDYRQWVDVGGQTYAHTMNPATGAPLRNTLAAVTVVAASCMLADAWATALLVLGEIEGPRLAQERGMDALFVLHDGEQFKEISIVGGQVQEHIEHRPTDQPNDSESR, encoded by the coding sequence ATGTCTACTGATGGGCAACGCTACAGCCTGAACGGCGAGACCATGGGCAGCCGCTACACAGCGCTCTTCTATGCCGCTGCGGGCATCGATGCCGATGAAATAGGCCGGCGCCTGGCTCAGGCTGTCGAGCGTGTGGATCAGCAAATGTCGACCTGGCGAGCCGACTCCGATCTCAACCGTCTCAACGCCGCGCCCGAACAGCAATGGCTACCCGTGCCCAAAGAGCTGACGACAGTGCTGGCGACGGCGCTTCGGGTCAACCAGCAATCCGGCGGCGCCTTCGACATCGCCGTCGGTGATCTGGTCGACGCCTGGGGGTTCGGCCCCGGCGAACAGACGATCACCGAACAGTCGCTGACGGCAACATCATTGTCTACACGACCGTCCGCCGGTGCGGCACTGGTGGTTGACCTGCTGCACAATCAGGTGCGCAAACGGGCGCCGTTGCACCTTGATCTGAATGGCATCGCCAAGGGTTTTGGGGTCGATGAACTGGCCCGCTGCCTGGAAGGTTTTGGTATCAATCGCTACCTGGTCGGCATCGATGGCGAGATGCGCGCCCGCGGGGTCAAGCCTGATGCGCAACCCTGGATCGTGGCCATCGAAAAACCCCGCCGGGGTGTGCGTGAAGTCATGGGGGTGATGGAACTGGGCGATGCCGCCATCGCGACCTCCGGGGACTATCGGCAGTGGGTCGATGTGGGTGGGCAGACCTACGCCCATACCATGAACCCGGCCACCGGCGCCCCACTGCGCAACACATTGGCGGCGGTCACCGTGGTGGCAGCCTCGTGCATGCTCGCCGACGCCTGGGCTACAGCGCTGCTGGTGCTGGGCGAAATCGAAGGCCCGCGCCTCGCTCAGGAGCGCGGGATGGACGCGTTGTTCGTGCTGCACGACGGTGAGCAGTTCAAGGAGATTTCTATAGTCGGTGGCCAGGTGCAGGAGCACATTGAACACCGTCCGACTGATCAACCCAACGACAGTGAGTCCCGCTAA
- a CDS encoding cation:proton antiporter gives MLLIGLPLTTLSGWLVGIWLFPQIPAIELAILATLLAPTDAALGKAVVSNPKVAASVREGLNVESGLNDGICVPVLLMFLALLIEEQAQSPVLLAVELVFEALGIGALVGAALTFIAWLLQRYSAKHHWQTPMWSQLTLPGLALLCFATAQTLGGSGFIAAFVGGLLASYLFTEKKHDLLKASEEFASLLSVITWVVFGALVIPWAWSSLTLNIWLYAVLSLTVIRILPVLISLAGTDFDFETRLFIGWFGPRGLATIVFAVMILDYPLQAGRTLVAVAACTVLLSVLLHGLSANPWVSRLANRAH, from the coding sequence TTGTTGTTGATCGGACTGCCGCTGACCACGTTAAGTGGCTGGCTGGTTGGCATCTGGTTGTTCCCGCAGATACCTGCGATAGAACTGGCAATACTGGCGACCCTTCTGGCGCCCACCGACGCAGCGCTGGGTAAGGCTGTAGTGAGCAATCCAAAGGTTGCAGCGTCCGTGCGTGAAGGGTTGAACGTGGAGAGCGGGCTCAATGACGGCATCTGCGTACCGGTGTTGTTGATGTTCCTGGCCCTGTTGATCGAAGAGCAGGCGCAGTCTCCCGTCTTGCTGGCGGTAGAGCTGGTTTTCGAGGCGCTTGGTATCGGCGCACTCGTCGGCGCCGCCCTTACTTTCATTGCCTGGCTGTTGCAGCGCTACTCTGCAAAACATCATTGGCAAACACCCATGTGGTCGCAGCTGACGCTGCCCGGATTAGCCCTGCTTTGCTTTGCCACCGCGCAGACACTAGGCGGTAGCGGGTTTATCGCCGCGTTCGTTGGCGGGTTGCTCGCCAGCTACCTGTTTACTGAGAAAAAGCACGATCTGCTCAAGGCCAGCGAAGAATTCGCCAGCCTGCTATCCGTCATTACCTGGGTCGTATTCGGCGCGCTGGTGATCCCTTGGGCCTGGAGCAGTTTGACTCTGAATATCTGGCTGTATGCAGTGCTCAGCCTGACCGTGATTCGCATACTGCCAGTACTCATCAGTCTGGCAGGGACCGATTTCGATTTCGAAACCCGGCTGTTCATCGGCTGGTTCGGCCCGCGAGGTCTGGCAACCATCGTCTTCGCCGTAATGATATTGGACTACCCTCTGCAAGCCGGTCGTACGTTGGTGGCTGTAGCCGCCTGCACCGTTTTACTCAGCGTGCTGCTACATGGCTTGAGTGCCAATCCTTGGGTCTCGCGCCTGGCAAATCGTGCTCATTGA
- a CDS encoding DUF2271 domain-containing protein produces MKKLIAATCLVGAIALPALAQAREVTLTTQLKNYNGNDAYLAIYVTDANGQYQKTLWVAGKKAKYYRHLTDWARGSGMNRSEFDGVSGASVGSGQTLKVSVELADTLIDAGYQIRIDSAVEDKREGRADISVPLTSKGSGAAATGSTYVDSFTYDL; encoded by the coding sequence ATGAAAAAGCTCATCGCCGCCACCTGTCTCGTCGGGGCCATCGCCCTGCCAGCGCTGGCCCAGGCCCGTGAAGTGACCCTGACGACCCAGCTGAAGAACTACAACGGCAACGATGCGTACCTGGCGATCTACGTCACCGACGCCAACGGTCAATACCAGAAGACGCTTTGGGTGGCGGGCAAGAAAGCCAAGTACTACCGGCACTTGACCGACTGGGCCCGTGGCAGCGGCATGAACCGGAGCGAATTCGACGGGGTCAGCGGCGCCAGTGTCGGCAGTGGGCAGACGCTGAAAGTCAGCGTTGAACTGGCAGACACCTTGATTGATGCCGGGTATCAGATTCGTATCGACAGCGCCGTGGAGGATAAACGTGAAGGCCGCGCCGACATCAGCGTCCCCCTGACCTCCAAAGGTTCGGGCGCAGCGGCGACGGGCAGCACCTACGTCGATTCCTTCACTTACGACCTATAG
- the potE gene encoding putrescine-ornithine antiporter translates to MTDSNKKMSLMGLTTLVTVNMMGSGIIMLPTSMAQLGAVSLLSWIVTAVGSMAIAYCFSQCGIFCLRSGGLSAYTEEAHAKSGFFLCSYLYFLSLAIANVAVAISAVGYMTSFMPWLGSGAIPLFIGTVGLLWLTTVANFGGPGITGRIGAITVWGVIIPVAGLSLIGWFWFKPDLLIAAWNPYNLPISEAISKAIPLTLWAFLGMESAAQASDAVENPTRTVPLACLFGTLGAAVVYVLSTTVIQGIIPNAELANSSAPFALVYAHMFNPTVGHIIMALAVMACVGSLLGWQFTLAQTAKMTADQGMFPKLFSKVSARNAPIVGMLVCGVLQTLMALSTISPNASAQFGKLVSLAAVTNLIPYVTAATGLLVMMYKAKVSAGVYTRNALLLVVAVAYSLYALYACGKDAVFGGILVLVFGYLLYGFLAKRFIDVSVPVHPRADNP, encoded by the coding sequence ATGACCGACTCAAACAAGAAAATGAGCCTCATGGGGCTCACCACACTGGTGACAGTCAACATGATGGGCTCAGGCATCATCATGTTGCCGACAAGCATGGCCCAACTCGGGGCTGTCTCGTTGTTATCATGGATCGTCACCGCTGTCGGTTCCATGGCCATCGCATATTGTTTTTCCCAGTGCGGCATCTTTTGTCTGCGCTCGGGCGGGTTATCCGCGTACACCGAAGAAGCGCACGCAAAGTCGGGATTTTTCCTCTGTTCGTATCTGTATTTCCTGTCGCTGGCCATCGCCAACGTGGCGGTGGCCATCTCCGCCGTGGGATACATGACTTCGTTCATGCCTTGGCTTGGAAGCGGCGCCATTCCTTTGTTCATCGGAACGGTCGGCTTGCTCTGGCTAACCACCGTGGCAAATTTTGGCGGCCCCGGCATTACCGGCAGGATCGGTGCGATTACTGTCTGGGGAGTGATCATCCCGGTAGCGGGCTTGAGCCTCATCGGATGGTTCTGGTTCAAACCCGATCTGCTGATCGCCGCCTGGAACCCTTACAACCTGCCCATTTCCGAAGCGATCAGCAAAGCGATTCCCCTGACACTCTGGGCCTTTCTCGGCATGGAGTCGGCAGCCCAGGCCTCTGATGCAGTAGAGAACCCCACGCGCACGGTGCCGCTGGCCTGCCTGTTCGGCACACTGGGGGCAGCCGTTGTCTATGTGCTCTCGACGACGGTCATTCAGGGCATCATTCCCAATGCTGAGCTGGCCAACTCGTCAGCCCCTTTCGCGCTCGTTTATGCCCATATGTTCAACCCCACGGTCGGCCACATCATCATGGCGCTGGCGGTGATGGCGTGCGTGGGCTCGCTGTTGGGCTGGCAGTTCACGTTGGCGCAAACCGCCAAGATGACGGCTGACCAGGGCATGTTCCCCAAACTGTTCAGCAAGGTCAGCGCACGCAATGCCCCCATCGTCGGGATGCTGGTCTGCGGTGTGCTGCAGACCTTGATGGCACTGTCGACCATCTCGCCCAATGCCAGTGCGCAGTTCGGCAAACTCGTCAGCCTCGCCGCAGTAACCAACCTGATTCCCTATGTGACGGCGGCAACCGGGCTGCTGGTCATGATGTACAAAGCCAAAGTCAGTGCAGGTGTGTACACACGCAATGCCTTGCTGTTGGTGGTGGCCGTGGCGTACTCCCTCTACGCGTTGTATGCCTGCGGCAAAGATGCCGTGTTCGGCGGCATCCTGGTCCTGGTGTTCGGTTACCTGCTCTACGGTTTCCTCGCCAAACGTTTTATCGACGTGTCTGTGCCCGTTCACCCCCGGGCCGACAACCCTTGA